aaGTTGGTAATCATTAAAAGTTGATTGTAGAGGCtaatatatgtgatatgtgttaATAACATATTATATAATCCAATTGTGACATTCAATATTGAGAAATAATTAAAGTGGTGAGTCCCTCGGTCCCTACCGATACCTCGTAAGCTTAGCCAAAGAAAGATGTTCATCTCTTTACTATCACTCGATATACATTGACTCTAGActtcaattattaattaaaaaaagattagagattaaaattagaagtaaatttaaaatgtgtaaaaaaatacaaaaactgaGAGCACCGTTAGGTCTTATTAACAACTCATGCAAATCAGTTCATAGTattatttagaaagaaaaaaaggtgATAACAAACCTGAAAACTCATGTGATAAAGTATAAAGTTAAGCTTATGTTACGATCTAGTTTTATAATTAATCCATAGGTCTaaaattaaatgcaaaattaGGGACACAATTAGGAGGGGATATTTGATTGTCTTCCCTCGGAAAAGCctgcatttttctttttttgttgacTTTGCCTCAGAAAGTGTAGCAAATTTAGGGTTACTAAAGACCCACAAATAGGATTCCTTTTTTACTTATTAATGATTCTCTTTCTTTCTCACCCACTCACTGCATATATAGTGTACAAGGGACATGGGAAACGAGTCGGAAAAATAAATGGGATCTCAAAAGGAGTAAAAGGATGGATCCCACTGTCTTGGGTGCCTTGTGCATGTTCGGAGTAGCTTTATTTATACATCTACAATATAAGCCTATTATTTCTCTTTTTTAAGGGCCCCAGTTCTATATACATGAAAACAATTACATAAACAACTTGGGGTTAGGATTATATAAAGTAATCTTCTGCTTGTTTCCTTCTAGACCCCTTCAGACAATCTCacatgatttctttttcttttttcctgctTAATTATTCCAATAATTTCCTTGATTATCGTTTTGACTTAATTGATTACTTCAAAACGATAAGTAGATGTAATCATTAAAATGTCAATTTTATGTTCATTTAAGCTACTAAGAAAATAGTAATATGATGAATGGATGTTGGTTATTAATAGAGCGTTCAATTTATGATTTCATTACTTTtcatgtaaaataatatttactttgATATTTGTGAGGTGaataacaatttttattttttttaatactaaaaaattattcacatttatttttaaatccttCAAACATTTTTAATACCTATTCAACCGTTGGACTTGATGCTAAGCTTCGATACAAGTACGGGGTTTGCATGGGAGAGCCGAATTAATCCTTCATAGACACGTCCATTTTTGCAAATAAGTGCTAAGAAATCTCACAATTAGTGAGAAAATGATTAGGGACTGTTTCAAGGGCCGAATAGCACAGATAACATGTTGTAGCTAGACAAAGAAGAAATCACCCCTTTTTGGCTAATTTGCCCTTCGTGGGGATCCTCCCCCACATAAGTCTCCACATGGAAAACTCAACCTTCGGAGGAGCTATTCCAGCCCAAATAAGATCCCAAACGGGACTAGATTCATGACCCCCATAGCTACAATATCACAATAATCTTTAGGGGAGTAAGCCCCTGCAAGCAACTATCTTCACAAAAGAGGATTAGATCATCAGCGAACTGAAGATGGGAAATCCTCAGTCCCCCATTACCAATCGGAGCGCTCCTAAATACTCCAATTGACACCGCCTTCAAAAGAATGATATTAAGGGCTTCAACAAcagtattaaaaagaaaaagtgataaaGGGCACCATTGACGAAGACCCCTTTTTTATGAAAAACGAAGATAGAAGTTGATGAAATGCAACTTCGAATTCAAGCACACCCCTTTAGGTCCAAACGTTGTTCTCTCAAAGATGAAATCGAGGAAATTCCAGTCGACCCTGTCATACACCTTCCTAAAATCTACCTTAAAGACCACCCCCCTTCAAGATCTTCTCCTCTTCAAGTAATCAACTGTTTCATTAGCAGTGAAGAGGAAATCTAGAATCTGCCTACCAGGAATAAAAGCAAATTGGGTCTCCCCTACGACTTCATTAATGCATTTAGACAACCACTTGGCAAGCACTTTTGAAAAGATCTTGTAGGTGCCCCCAATGAGACTTATTGGGTGATAATCCTCGACCGACTCCGGGGAGGCCACCTTTGGGATTTAGGTAATAAAAGAATGGTTAATGTTATTATCCAATATTCAGATGAGCAAAAATTATTCAACAAACGCATTTATCAACTTTCAGCTTACTAATAAGGTTAGTTCTTGAGTGAACCAAAGCGAAAAGATGAAAAAATATCGTATTTTTGTTTCGCTTGGGACCTTAAAGGGATGAGCAAAGTAAGACTTATTGGTGTTTTTGATaactattaaaaaatttcattttatattcaaattcttttaaaagaaaatatatagataattagtaaaaaaattaaatcgattttatttctaaaaaaatatattcaaaataaattatctcagttaaaaaaaaaagaaacattccaaaactataaaaaaaatatataaaatattatattaataaaatcaaaattatgaaaatagtaatTTTCAACAATcaagatttattattattaagtaatataattatattcaatacttAATTCTTATTGaactaaacaaataattttatGTGTTGATCggaaagaaatatttaattttatataagatTCGTCCTTGACGGTCATTAAAACTCTTGTTGtaaatttaacatttttgagTTTATAAAAAATGTTAATGTTTAATGGAATTGAAGGCGTAGGCGCTGTGTATGTAGTTGATTCATAAAAGATAGTGATATTAATACATTCAGAATATGCATGAGATATGTtgtaatatttttaagtaatacaTTTATTTATTGGTGGGGTTTTAGAGAGATTTTGTTGAGAGTAGGTTTAATGAAATGGGAGACTGGGGGAACATGCATATGCGATGCCTGGATATGTGGACGGAAACTTTGAATGCCCTAGCACCTAactttttaattaagtgaagaaAAGTCGCAAAGTTTGAATAGGAGTGGGATGATGACATGACAGTTTGTCACGCATGAATGTAGTGAATACCCCCCATTCCATTTTGCTATTTCTCAACTCTTGGTCGACTATGGAGGCAGCCTGCCTGTCTCTGCCACTTTGTTGCTTCCCAACCAAACCAAAACCCTAAAAGGTGGAGAAGTCAATGGCAGCCACATCCACAAAATTCTTAATTTCTGTGACTCTGAGATTGAAGTTGATAAggtcttatttattattttagatgaTGTTCCTTCAACTCAAATATTACATCTTTGTCAGTCCAAAGTCAAATACAATCAGATTTAAACAATACATCCCAATATATTATGGAATTAGGATACAAGCAACACATCTACAGCTGTTTAGATCTTTGCTTTTGACGACAGCAACACCAATTACCCACTCTGAACTATAATAGGTTAATGGTGTACTCAATTTTTTATAGCCCACAAAAACAAACTTAATACAAATGTTGTTACTTTAATTCaacttttattataaaaaaatcaataaacctTTTTGCcaattaaatcttaaaatttacatataaaatatgcTTAAATATAGATATTCGAATTCATTTGAATGTagatatttatttgtttaagttacggtttagaataatataaaaatataagtaattataaaagtgatgaaattttataaaattattaattatttaaaataacaacatatatcaaaataatttattgcaCATGATCAAATAATCACAGCTGGTGTATGTTGGTCTACAATAAAGCGTGACTTTTGATCCTGTTATGTGCAATTTCGGTTctgtttacaatttttaataattttatgatttttataatattttgattctcatccaaaataaatttgtttaaatgtTTATATGATGAAGTTCATTTTTTaagtgcaatttttttttaatttttaaatatatattgatatagaATGACACGTGTTATTTATGTGTCTCATTGCTTTCGTCAACTACATCAAAACTTGTTAATGGTCAAATCGACCAAACGGGTCAACAACAATTCCCGTTAAGAAAAAAggctaattaatttttttgtcattaaaaattcaattaaaaacatttttttctttaaagactcaattgatttttaatattttaataagagcTTTTTAGACCCTTTCTGTCATATAAatgattgaaattttttgaaaataaataatctatttataaatgttatatataaaatgattaattaaattggtATTACGATCgaaactaatttaattagaaaaagttTAAAGTGAAAGACCACACcttttaatagcttatataaaatctttaaaaagGAATACTTAAAAAACACAATACTAGAGTTTGaatcttaaatattaaaagtGATAACAAACCTCAGCCACTAATTTCAAGGAGTTtgaacaattttaattttaaaaatagatatatccatttttttatatttttcttgcaTTCAAATTATAAGTATCATGTAATTCATGATTATTTTGGAAGTGATGGGGTTTATTTATGGTCGGGTTAGGTCATGAATAAATCTATTTTGTAGGATATGTTTTGTTTAAATTATCGATAATTTCATGATGAATTGTAATGATATcatgatttgaataaaattttgacGTATAAGGATTAATTTAAAGTCATTTTTAATATGACTAAAAATGAACTTTATATTGTAGTATAAGAATTTTTGATAGGCTTTCATCATTTTTGTGAGTGACACCAAACTTAGTCAagagaattatatatataagaaattcTATCACACGTGTCtgtatttagaaatttttattggtttttttaaataaaaaagacaaaattatgcttgaatagtatagtttattttaattacaaaatgattttttttttgtaatttctctaattAAGTTGGTGTCcggttgactcgtgacaccaacttaattaggagattaaataatagtatagataataagtatagtataaataatatatatatggtacTATCAAGTTGAAGATCAAAGTTGTTGTGGACAACTTATTTTAATGGATGTGGATaacttttatgttaaattattatatttttcgtatcaattttaaataaataaaatctgaaagggttatataaaattttataatttttacatgagaaaataaaaaattatgaagtgtttcaaaaatatgaaaaagaaaataaacataagaaAGCGATTCTCTTTTGTAATCttgttttcaaattatatatactttcaagatttttttgagaaatattaagtaattttaatagggtatagtaaaatatttaaaataaatatttaaaaaaagagtatatgataattttttaatattacttgtggaataaaaaaatttcccacaAATGTGCCAAATACTAAAAAAAgcacatatattattattttttaaaatttaacccaaaaaaaagATACATTTTAACTCCAGAATTGTTTTCAAATGGAAATACTATTTCAAAgaaattcttttgaatttttaaataattccaATATCTTTTATaatattctataatttttaataatttttatattttttacaagtttttatttttatttttttaattttaatttttatatattttttaaaaaaattaattaattattgatgtggCATACACGTGTATTGCCATATGGATATCACGTCAGCAACGATTAAGCAAATTTAAAacctaaacaaataaaaataaaaatatgagggGTGCAACACAAGTACTctccaggaggtcacccatcctagtaacaagaaataaaatcatgGAGCTACttagaaaaaccctaaaaacttttctctttttttctccaAGCCGCCAGCCTCCAGGCTGGGTATCGCCCATCTTTTTCTCCCTCTCaccaacctttttttttcttcttcttgtcatCCACTCCACATGTCTTCGTCATTTTCAATTTGCAGATCTATTTTGTGagtatctttgttgtcttcatAAGTTGAGATTGACAGATGACAGTGCATGTCGTTCATTAAATCTTTAGCAACCACCAGTTATTTTTCTTAGAAAGTGAGTAGCTCTTCATCAGCTTCTTAATCTATTTTTGTTTTGAGAGTtgagaataataaatgatttcactaGTCAATTTGGGCTCATAttatcttaagttttatatgtttgttttttcattgtttaataagttttcagttttaaaagttttttttgcTCTTGTAGCATTTTTTTAGTTTACTTATGCATGTAACATTAgctttacaagtgattttagagATCGTTTTGTTGTCGTCCTCTCTAATTTGGTGAATACTAGActcttttgtcgatttttgctcGCCGCTTTGGACCATCTGGgctgatttttttatcatattaagtgtttgcaatcactccagatatgtcgggcttgagttgtgacaaagccaATTGTCAACGTAACATGATGTTCTATTCATGCTGAGAGTAAAGCCTTTATTGTGTTGATGGAACTTGTCATTCACCATCTATGACAAGTATCTGTTATTTTTTCTCGCAATTGTATCGTTCAATTGAATGAACTAAtgaattaacttttttttttaataatgaaaaatcaaaataaattcttttgtAAAGTTAGTGGGTTAGGTGTTTTGGAATGGACAAAAAAATGCTTCTAAATTGGATACGAGTTTGgaataacaaaaatattatacACATTAATATTACTTTTTGTATTCCTATTAAAAGTATGAAGCACCTCATAGGACCGCAAACAACGGCTACAAAACCAAACGATTTTTAATTCTATTTGTCTATTATGACGATGTTTAGAACTTTTATTTTCTCCAGTTGCTTGTCAAACCGGCCTTTGATTATTCCTGATTTGAAGGTCTCTCAAGTTTTTAAGCCCCCAAGATTGCatctttttttaaatacaaaGTTCGTCTTTGACATTAATATATATGTCTGTATATTTTCAATAGATCaaatagtatatatttttatttaaaataaacagcCTAGCCTAGCCTTGCCCAAGTAAGCCGAAAATGCATTTGAAACCAGTAATCCAACAAAGACGAAGGAATACAACTGATTTAAGAAATTCGTCTGAGCCCCCGAGAGTAATTAGCAGACACCGCTCTCTCACTCATGCAAATTTCAAACTATTTACTTATTGACAAATAACAGtaactaaattaatatatatattacaaattgaATAACTATTCACCGCAAATTCCCACTTCAATTTCTGACCTTCAACTACTACCTCTTGACTCAAAATGGATCGGGCATTGCATATAACTGCATCTATGTTATACAAAATTACCTTTTCTGGTTATGGTTAGTCATCATCTGATAAACAAACAACATCAGTCGCTCCTCCGCCTCGCTGTGCTGAGTTAGACCGACTACTTGGCATCAACCTTGAACTAACATTTGGCAGCAAAAAACCTGGTGGATTTGCATTGGCACCAGGTGAGAAAGAACTTGGTGGAGCTGCCAACCCTCCAACAACTTCATGTTGGATCCTACCAGATTGGCCGGTAATTGATGCCTGCCTACGTGCAAGGTGGTTAACATGAGAATGCAATGGGAGACTGCTCGGGGAAATGGATGATGAAGGCCTAAATGGCTGTAAATGTGGGGCAGGAGCACGAATCTCAGTGCCTATTTTAAGGTTTCCAGTAGAAGAGATGTTGCTGATATGGGGAGATCTAGTTGGAGTGCCTGAGAATAATGCCGAAGACTTAACAACCTGCAAATGTGGACCCATGGTTTGTGCATTGACTAGAGCAGGAGAAACAGTTCGCATGCTAGTAGCTGAGCCAGTTGAAGGGATCCCTGAAGCAGTGGAAGGCTGCAAGGTTTCTGCATTGCCTACAGCAGGTGAAACAGTTTGCATACTAGAAGCTGAGCCAGTTGGAGGGATCCCTGAAGCAGTGGAAGGCTGCAAGGTTTGTGCATTGACTGCAGCAAGTGAAACAGTTTGCAGAGTAGAAGTTGAGCTACTTGAAGGGATCCCTGAAGCAGTAGAACGCTGCAAAGTTTGTGCATTGACTACAGCAGGTGAAACAGTTTGCATAGTAGAAGCTGAGCCAGTTGAAGGGATCCCTGAAGCAGTAGAACGCTGCAAGGTTTGTGCATTGACTACAGCAGGTGAAACAGTTTGCATAGTAGAAGCTGAGCCAGTTGAAGGAATCCCTGAAGCAGTAGAAAGCTGCAATGTTTGCGCATTGACTACAGCAGGTGAAACAATTTGCATAGTAGAAGCTGAGCCAGTTGAAGGGATCCCTGAAGCAGTAGAACGCTGCAAGGTTTGTGCATTGACTACAGCAGGTGAAACAGTTTGCATAGTAGAAGCTGAGCCAGTTGAAGGGAGACCAGAAGCAGCAGGAGGCTGTTGTACCATCTGTTGCGATGAAAGTTGAACCTGCTGCGGCATGAAATTAGAATTTGCCTCTGCCAAGGGGAAAAAAAAGGAACTATTTAGTCCTAATTTGTACGGTAAACATTACAGAAAGGCAAATTttatacatgcatgcatataaGGCATACGTATTTGTATCTTTGGTTAACTTTTTAGCAATCATTTCTTGCACATGTGGACATTAGCCTATATGCCAGAACTCACGCAGAGAGAGTTAACAGGCACTCTCTTTAAACTTGCAATATAACAAGTAGTGGTAACCAAAGCAACCAAGTAACTGTAAGATTCACCTTTCTTTATTCCTGCTGAACCAGATGCCCTATTATCCATACATTTAGACCTGAAAGCCTCAGCCAAGATCTTATGCAAGAGAACTTTGTTGTAAGTTTCACTGAGCTCCGTTCTATGCAGAAGAAATTCTGCTTCTTTCTCTTTAAGTTTAGCTTCATACTTTtgacgaatctgaacaataaccTCCTTAATCTCCTTCTCACACTCCAATTTCAGCTGCAGCTTCTGCTCAAAAGAGAGGAAGTTCTCAGCGGAGAGTAAGCTATATATCACTGTTAGTAGATAAGCAAACAGGAACTAACCATGTCTTCATGAACCTTAGCGGTTTGCTCTTTTTCTTTCAgtattctttccatttcattttgAAGTGGGTCATGATAAAAAGTCGGATGCATCCGAGATGATAGAGCAGGTTCAGTCTGCAAGGGAAGGCCATTAGAAACAAAAGGGACTGAAGCTGTCCTCGTTTCTGAAGCCTGTCTCACAAGCCTGTCAACAGCACCATCAATGGGTGAATGCAGAGGCTGCAAGACATCTTGATTGGAGAGCTCAATCTGGTTTGCCACTGGTTGCGTTGGAGCCTGAGAACTCTGGTTGGCAGTTTGGCCTTCATTGTTTGATTGATGTTCAACTGCAGTAACAGAAGGTAGATCGGGATGAGAGAGGTTGGAAGTTGATTCAGAGGATCTCAGCTGCTGCATTTGCTCTCTAAGCTCCACACCTGTGGTGTCAGGATTGGACATATTGCAGGTTGCATCAATGGTGCCATTAAATGGTGAAGTTTCAGCTAACTGAGAAGCATTTCGCATTTCATTGTTTGACATGCATCTTGCTTGTGCTTCAGAGGAAGCATATGGAAGAGGACCCACATTTGGGGATACCTGCCCAAATAAGAAATTGTCACTATATTGGCAGCTCGCCATAGCTAGGTATTGAAAGTATAATCTCTCCAAATCTCAAAACAGTCTCCTTACCACAAGTATAGATTAAATAAAACTACAATGTAGGGCAGCCATAATAACAATGCAGATATCCATTGCCTTATTGTTACTATTTTGCTTTACTTTTTTCGGTGAAAAGCTTTCAATAGAAAAAGCCCAATAGAATAGTCCAAAAGAATCTGTACTCAGAACCTTAATATAATAAAAGGTACAAATAAAGATTTTACATACCAGATCTGGTGGCTGCGGACCACCTTGGTCCGAGGTAGGCACGGGCTGCATTGAAGATAGATCCGCCAGAGATGGTTCTTGGAATTCAGCTTCGCAGTTCATTGTGCATTGTATGCCATCCAGCTGGTCATTTTCGATGGGACTTGTTCCATCATTCTCTCTTTGAACACTGATTTCCTCGAGGACTTCACTCGGAACAGTTTCGGGTTCCACCAAAGAGACCTCTTTAGTGGGCATAGAACATGCAGCTGTATCAGGTATTTGTTCTTTAGATGTAGAGGAATTCGTGCAGACAATAATATCCATACCATCACAAGAAGTTGCAATCACAGCTGTGCTCCTTGGAATTTCTCCATCAGGCAGATTCAACGTGGCTCCACCAGGAATCTGTTTCTCAAATGAACAGTTAGCAGACATGATATTCTCCTGACCTTCAGTAGAACCGATAGCTTCAGGTCTACTAAAGGGAAGCTCCCCCTCAGCCATGTTTAACGTGGTTCCACCAGGAACTTCTTCAGATGAAGAGACAACCACCGATGGTAAATTCTCGTAACCTTCACCAGAACAGACAATATCAGGTACTCTCAAATGAACCTCGCCATCAAAATTGCTTAATACAGCTCCATCAGTAGTTTCTTCATATGAAAGTGCTTCTGTTGAGGCAAGGTTCTCCTGACCTTCACCGGAATTGACAGCAACAATTTCTCTTAAGGGAACTTGCACATCAGTTTCCCTTAAATTGGATTCCTCGGGAATTTCAGCAGATGGAGAAGCTTCTAATGAGACAAAGTTCTGTTGACCTTTACTAGAAATGATAGTTCCTGATTCTCTCAAGGGGGTCTCCCCATCAACCTTTCTTAATGAATTTATATCGAAATATTTTTGAGATGATGGTGCCAGCAACGAGGCAAGGTTCTCCTGACCTTCCCAGAAACCAAGATTCTCAACTGATGCTACCTCAGAATTGTCCTTGAAGGGTCTAGCCTTGTTGATGGGATCACCGTATGCCATAACTTCGTCATTCACAATGTGAACAATTTTCGATGGTCTTACCTCACTTCCAGAAGCAGAATGAATAATGCCTGCAGAACTCCTTCCTTCAGAAAGATTCGCCAGACTTACAGGTGGCTTCACTAACTCAACCCTAGCCCAGGACTTAACTGATTCTACCCAACGAGTCTTTCTTTCTAGAAAATTGCTTCTTGCTGCCACCTGCAGTGCCTCAAGATTCTTGAGATGTAGATCCATCTGCTGTTCGAGTTCATCAAACTTCCTTGCATATTCAGTGTCCAAATTATTGAGCTTATCAGTCCTCATAGAAACATTACTATGCAAACGGATAACCGCAGCTTCTGTCCTTTTCTTATTTTCCAGTTGTGCCTTTTCATATTCATACTTCTGGTTAAATTGTTCCACTTCCCGCTTATGTTTCTCAATTAGTTTTCTCATCTGCTTATCacattttttctcaatttcttttatgCTTTTCAGAAGATCTCTCTGTGCCAATTGAATTTCTGGGGCAAGTCTAGACTCTGAAATGGCCTGTATATCAGAACCTTCTCGAAAATCCGACAAATCTTCAGTCTCTGCTTTTATGTTATGCTGGTAAGAAGCTGCACTGGAATAATCTCTTCCAACAGATTTACCTGGTAATCCAGAAGCTTTAGGAGAGCTTGGGACCTTCAAATACCCTGTACGGTATAGAAACATTCTCTTCAAACACCGCAACATTGAATAAACATAGTCAGCCTCTTCTTTCTTGCAAGTAAAACCTAGATGCTGCTTTGCAAGTGCAAGTGATTCTTTGTGATCAAGTTTCTGCTTCAACAAAGAAGCAGCACTCCAACACTGAATACACAGAGACCAGAAGTATGAGATGTTAAAAAAACCAGAATACCATTAATGTATGCTTACATATAAGCACCATGCAACAGAAAAGGTTTTAGAAATCTAGAATATCTAATAGCATATGACACAAAAATGCAGCAGCAGTACATAATCCCAGTAGGCGCTCAATGTTCAATGAATATTTTTATGCATCAAAGTGAACTCATAGAGGGACATACATAAGcacatataaataatatattaataaataaatccaGACAAGGTGGTTTATATCAAAGGATGATGGGAAGGGAAAAGAGTTACAGACATACCAGctcatttgattattttttagacCAAAGAAATACACAACCTATGTAGTTCTTACctccctctctccctctctttctctctctctatatatcaGTAATTCTCCTCAACTTAACTTTCACTTGCCTACAAATGAAATACTTGATATAAATCTAAAATAGTTCTCAAGATTGAAGCTCAATGTATCAACTCATTCCAACAAAATTATATTCTGTCTTACTTTTTTTGAGTTGATCACTAGAATTCAATAGCAAAAACTTGGTAGAACATTTTGAGTGCTAGCTCTAATTAAGAAAACGACTTTCTCAAAGGTATGATAGAAGTTTCATCTACTTTATTGTGTTAGCACCATTTCACACCAAGATTAAACAGCAATTTTTTTCACAgaatattacaaaataaaaacattttcacAGATTGACTACAACAATTGCAAACTCATCAATTAGGAATTCCACCAGGACAATCGCCACAAAATCGAAAACAGATTCAAACATATTACCAAAACAAGGAAAAATAGCTCAAATAAAAATCTAGGCCTGAAAGATGCAAATTCTGAGTCCTAAGCAAGGGGTTCTGTATGTACAGCACTTGCAGTACAAAGACACAATTGCAAATTCTACAAAAGCTGTCAATGAGAAAGATGAGTggacaaatttgaggtcaaattGCACGAAACTTGTAGAAAAAGGTACAATTGCAAATTCTGTGGAAGCTTTCTATGAAAACTATGAGTGAACATAGAAGTCAAAGTACATGAAACTTGAAGAAACAGACAAGcataaataaaagcaaaacatGATCCTCTAGTGCATACAGGACTGCCTAAAACATTCAATCAAGCATATAAAAGACACCATTATCAACAATTGcagtatgaatttaagaatacaAGAGAATAAGTCTCTAACCAGAGAAATTTGAAATGCCTGTAAAATGGTTGCTGGTTCCTTATTGACCAGATGATTATTCATAACATATTCAAGAAACCTTTCAACCATAGCCTTGACATCCTCCTGCAACACAAATAAAATGTACCATAAAGCAGGCTGCTACAAATACTGCATTCACATAATAGTAAGGCATTGAGGTAAAACCATGGCAGATAAAGAGAAGTGCAGGCCACTattaaagaaaatacatataaaatatctATAATTACTAGCTCCTTGTATTAGAAAATAGACAAAGATCCTTTTTTTCACCATATCTCCATGGGAAATTGACAAACAGGGTAACTTATGCACAAAACATGATGCTAAACTTTTCTGTATTGCAAAACCCCATTGAAGAACTTTTTCCATTTTTAGTCACATTAAGACAAATGAATGAATTACTCAGCCAGGAATTTTTTGTAAGAAAATAATAGACAATAATAACTGCAGTTCAAGATAGAGAGTATTTATGAGGACTATATCTATAACCAGATTTTTGCTGCCTATTCTTGTTCTACTTTCGGTACTGAGAGGGAACTCGATCTCAGCAAAAACATATTCTGAAAACTCTAACCTCCTGCCAAAACCCTTTCCTTTGGTTTATTTTCATTCCAGTAAACAA
The genomic region above belongs to Gossypium hirsutum isolate 1008001.06 chromosome D05, Gossypium_hirsutum_v2.1, whole genome shotgun sequence and contains:
- the LOC107906250 gene encoding helicase protein MOM1 isoform X5; its protein translation is MLKSPVTIYSNVCPLQIFKQAVIEMLASYADLMESSCGCCCGKGCQRSYHLSCLEPPLEEFPLGAWYCLACVRKKLESGIYSVSKGIEAIWDSRELEASEDGLQRQKQYFVKYEGLAHVHNRWLSEDQVLLEAPSLVAKYNQRNQGSVWKQQWVVPHRLLQKRLLMFPRECDEHHNKEHNGDKLNCHVEWLVKWCGLGYEHASWEFENASFFSCPGGQNLIQEYETRKKAQKASKFDKERAVASLKISQLPAAVSSGLDANLDAVNKLCNYWRRGQNAIIFDDQERISNVISSILAFPCDISSPFLIISTSASQYSWDEEFLHLAPSADIVVYSGSKEVRDSIRNLEFYDEGGCIMFQVLITSPEVISEDFNLLSCIGWEAIIVDECQRPRITSCFEQIKILTSNKRLLIISSQLKDNVVEYLNLFSLLDSQSGSNGSESLLTDSSDDIDTLKERLAKYVVYERKLESSRFLEYWVPVLLSNVQLEKYCFTLISNSLSLCSPSKSDPVGVLRNILISNRKCCDHPYTVDQSLQLLLTKGLREVEFLDVGIKASGKLQLLDAMLCEIKKRELKVLILFQYIGGSGRDLMGDILDDFLRQRFGIDSYERVDGGVTPSKKQSALNRFNNEKQRFVFLLETRACLSSIKLSTVGTVIIFGSDWSPMNDLRALQRITLDSQLEQIKVFRLYSSFTVEEKLLMLSKQDKTIDSNIEYISPSSSHMLLKWGASYLFSQLDKFHGITIPDASILSEQSHLKYVIQEFFTILHQAGIDDDASKLSLILQAKQIQGMYRTEMPLFGVQKIQVMNEDPPHTFWTKLLEGKSPRWKYCTSSSQRNRKRVHYFEDLQKEPEAESAEVAKRRKKVVSDGNDHPSPKAVLQEGKLAAGYRKGSSGTLPYDFTPLSRSIASGSDTIHATSNSLHLDNNVSKIPALKIVEWERRKQRDSQKNLHVLLKPQIAKLCEVLHLTEDVKAMVERFLEYVMNNHLVNKEPATILQAFQISLCWSAASLLKQKLDHKESLALAKQHLGFTCKKEEADYVYSMLRCLKRMFLYRTGYLKVPSSPKASGLPGKSVGRDYSSAASYQHNIKAETEDLSDFREGSDIQAISESRLAPEIQLAQRDLLKSIKEIEKKCDKQMRKLIEKHKREVEQFNQKYEYEKAQLENKKRTEAAVIRLHSNVSMRTDKLNNLDTEYARKFDELEQQMDLHLKNLEALQVAARSNFLERKTRWVESVKSWARVELVKPPVSLANLSEGRSSAGIIHSASGSEVRPSKIVHIVNDEVMAYGDPINKARPFKDNSEVASVENLGFWEGQENLASLLAPSSQKYFDINSLRKVDGETPLRESGTIISSKGQQNFVSLEASPSAEIPEESNLRETDVQVPLREIVAVNSGEGQENLASTEALSYEETTDGAVLSNFDGEVHLRVPDIVCSGEGYENLPSVVVSSSEEVPGGTTLNMAEGELPFSRPEAIGSTEGQENIMSANCSFEKQIPGGATLNLPDGEIPRSTAVIATSCDGMDIIVCTNSSTSKEQIPDTAACSMPTKEVSLVEPETVPSEVLEEISVQRENDGTSPIENDQLDGIQCTMNCEAEFQEPSLADLSSMQPVPTSDQGGPQPPDLVSPNVGPLPYASSEAQARCMSNNEMRNASQLAETSPFNGTIDATCNMSNPDTTGVELREQMQQLRSSESTSNLSHPDLPSVTAVEHQSNNEGQTANQSSQAPTQPVANQIELSNQDVLQPLHSPIDGAVDRLVRQASETRTASVPFVSNGLPLQTEPALSSRMHPTFYHDPLQNEMERILKEKEQTAKVHEDMKLQLKLECEKEIKEVIVQIRQKYEAKLKEKEAEFLLHRTELSETYNKVLLHKILAEAFRSKCMDNRASGSAGIKKEANSNFMPQQVQLSSQQMVQQPPAASGLPSTGSASTMQTVSPAVVNAQTLQRSTASGIPSTGSASTMQIVSPAVVNAQTLQLSTASGIPSTGSASTMQTVSPAVVNAQTLQRSTASGIPSTGSASTMQTVSPAVVNAQTLQRSTASGIPSSSSTSTLQTVSLAAVNAQTLQPSTASGIPPTGSASSMQTVSPAVGNAETLQPSTASGIPSTGSATSMRTVSPALVNAQTMGPHLQVVKSSALFSGTPTRSPHISNISSTGNLKIGTEIRAPAPHLQPFRPSSSISPSSLPLHSHVNHLARRQASITGQSGRIQHEVVGGLAAPPSSFSPGANANPPGFLLPNVSSRLMPSSRSNSAQRGGGATDVVCLSDDD